One genomic segment of Lampris incognitus isolate fLamInc1 chromosome 2, fLamInc1.hap2, whole genome shotgun sequence includes these proteins:
- the setmar gene encoding histone-lysine N-methyltransferase SETMAR gives MSLQNCFYQDLSNGHENVPILMKDDVSRVDFPVFQYSPENVPGPGCATDPSEVTIPGCSCLTHSCLAESCSCLQTYGQTYDSSGTLLDIRSTDATHCKPVFECNALCACSEACSNRVVQRGIRFRLEVCRTKEKGLGVWTLEPIPQGTFVCEYAGEVISFEEARRRQLIQGPEDNNYIIAVREHAGQGAITKTFMDPTMVGNVGRFLNHSCLPNLLMVPVRVHSTVPRLAMFAARDIDAQEELTFDYAGCLRHQRTVELPTQSAFALPTNTHALKRKACHCGAQNCAQFLPLDLSVINL, from the exons ATGAGTTTACAAAATTGCTTTTATCAGGATCTGAGCAACGGTCACGAGAATGTCCCAATTTTAATGAAAGATGATGTCAGCAGAGTTGATTTCCCCGTGTTTCAG TATTCACCAGAAAATGTTCCAGGACCAGGATGTGCCACAGACCCCAGTGAAGTGACTATACCTGGATGCTCCTGCCTTACACATTCCTGCTTGGCTGAGAGCTGCTCCTGCCTGCAGACATATGGGCAGACATATGACAGCTCTGGCACACTCCTAGACATCAGAAGTACAGATGCTACTCACTGCAAACCTGTGTTTGAATGCAATGCACTTTGTGCTTGCAGTGAAGCCTGCTCCAACAGGGTGGTCCAAAGAGGCATAAGGTTCAGATTGGAGGTTTGCCGCACCAAGGAGAAGGGCCTGGGTGTGTGGACATTAGAACCCATTCCCCAGGGGACTTTTGTTTGTGAGTATGCAGGCGAGGTGATCAGTTTTGAGGAGGCCAGACGTAGACAGCTCATTCAGGGGCCTGAGGACAACAATTACATTATTGCAGTGAGGGAGCATGCAGGTCAGGGCGCTATTACTAAGACCTTTATGGACCCGACCATGGTGGGGAATGTGGGGCGCTTTCTAAATCACTCCTGCCTTCCCAACCTGTTGATGGTGCCGGTCCGTGTCCATTCTACAGTTCCCAGACTGGCAATGTTTGCAGCCCGGGACATTGACGCCCAGGAGGAGCTGACATTTGACTATGCAGGATGCCTCAGACACCAACGTACTGTAGAGCTGCCAACACAGAGTGCTTTTGCCTtaccaactaacacacatgcacTCAAGAGGAAAGCATGCCACTGTGGTGCCCAGAACTGTGCCCAGTTCCTTCCACTGGACCTATCCGTCATCAACTTATGA